The following proteins are encoded in a genomic region of Oncorhynchus kisutch isolate 150728-3 linkage group LG4, Okis_V2, whole genome shotgun sequence:
- the LOC109889526 gene encoding synembryn-B isoform X1 — MDLNSILSKLETNNEEEIKRLLHQYNVENSRTFTFDPKEEDLRSRLCQGLLTVLGRQVGSCCQSTCLETLRILSRDKRVLGPVGTREGMLVLAGLARLQSGEEGGDSLQEDAQTEEEERVVVEALKCLCNVVFNSVAAQQVGADVQLARGLCARLHAARAGCHEVGLFSLRLLFLLSALRPDVRGGLQRELHAVGLLTEVLERTLDLRWVGPYEVAHPGLQALPIPAEDNERAMEALKALFNLTLSDTSDEGGDHQLRLVTAIMRHLLMLKTQTEDKTEEAHSHAINLLSNLPVSCLDVLIDLPVQGGQEEYSGKNMDAVQVLLDFMEKRIDKQGANYKEGLTPVLSLLTEGSRYHREIRRYIKTQVLPPLKEVKVRPEIGSTVRNKLVRLMTHVDMGVKQSAAEFLFVLCKESVDHLLKYTGYGNAAGLLVARGLLAGGRGETLYSDDEDSDTEEYKSAKPFINPITGHVEEPMPNPIEDMTEEQKEYEAQKLVNMFDKLSRQQLIRPMGVRRDGTLAPLEEALRQPTADSSDSD, encoded by the exons ATGGATTTAAACAGTATCCTGTCAAAGCTCGAGACTAACAATGAAGAGGAAATTAAAAGGCTTTTGCACCAGTACAACGTAGAG AATAGTCGCACATTCACCTTTGACCCAAAAGAGGAGGACCTACGAAGT AGGCTGTGTCAGGGTCTGCTGACTGTGCTGGGGAGGCAGGTTGGGTCCTGCTGCCAGAGCACCTGCCTGGAGACCCTTCGCATCCTGTCCCGGGACAAGCGGGTCCTGGGCCCTGTGGGCACCCGGGAGGGCATGCTGGTCCTGGCCGGGCTGGCTCGGCTGCAgtcgggagaggagggaggtgacaGTCTGCAAGAGGATGCCcagacagaggaggaagagagggtggtggtggaggCCCTTAAGTGCCTGTGTAACGTGGTGTTTAACAGCGTGGCGGCACAGCAGGTGGGTGCCGACGTGCAGCTGGCACGTGGTCTGTGTGCCCGCCTGCACGCCGCCCGTGCCGGGTGTCACGAGGTGGGCCTGTTCTCCCTGCGCCTGCTCTTCCTGCTCTCGGCTCTGCGGCCCGACGTCCGGGGGGGGCTCCAGAGGGAGCTGCATGCCGTGGGGCTCCTCACAGAGGTGCTGGAGCGTACCCTGGACCTACGCTGGGTGGGCCCCTACGAGGTGGCCCATCCAGGCCTCCAGGCCTTGCCTATCCCTGCTGAAGACAACGAGAGGGCCATGGAGGCCCTGAAAGCCTTGTTCAACCTTACGCTGTCTGACACTAGCGATGAG GGTGGTGACCACCAGCTCCGCCTTGTCACCGCCATCATGCGCCATCTATTGATGCTTAAGACTCAGACAGAGGACAAAACAGAGGAAGCACACAG CCATGCCATCAACCTGCTGAGTAACCTGCCAGTGTCATGTCTGGATGTGCTGATTGACTTGCCGGTCCAGGGGGGCCAGGAGGAGTACAGCGGGAAGAACATGGACGCTGTGCAGGTGCTACTGGACTTTATGGAGAAGAGGATAGACAAG CAGGGTGCCAACTACAAAGAGGGGCTGACCCCAGTGCTCAGCCTGCTGACCGAGGGTTCCAGGTACCACAGGGAGATCCGCAGATACATCAAGACACAG GTGCTGCCCCCGCTGAAGGAGGTCAAGGTCAGGCCGGAGATAGGGTCCACCGTTAGGAACAAGCTGGTGCGTCTCATGACCCACGTGGACATGGGCGTGAAGCAGAGCGCTGCAGAGTTCCTCTTCGTCCTCTGCAaagagagtg TGGACCACCTGTTGAAGTACACTGGGTATGGTAATGCAGCAGGACTCCTGGTGGCTCGAGGCCTGCTGGCAGGAGGGCGAGGAGAGACTCTGTACTCAGACGACGAAGACTCTGACACCGAAGAGTACAAATCGGCGAAACCTTT catCAACCCCATCACGGGTCACGTGGAGGAGCCCATGCCTAACCCCATCGAAGACATGACTGAGGAGCAGAAAGAGTACGAGGCCCAGAAATTGGTCAACATGTTTGACAAGTTGTCAAG GCAGCAGCTGATCAGACCAATGGGGGTGAGGAGGGACGGCACACTGGCACCCCTAGAGGAGGCTCTTAGACAGCCCACGGCTGACAGCTCAGACTCCGACTAG
- the LOC109889526 gene encoding synembryn-B isoform X2: MDLNSILSKLETNNEEEIKRLLHQYNVENSRTFTFDPKEEDLRSRLCQGLLTVLGRQVGSCCQSTCLETLRILSRDKRVLGPVGTREGMLVLAGLARLQSGEEGGDSLQEDAQTEEEERVVVEALKCLCNVVFNSVAAQQVGADVQLARGLCARLHAARAGCHEVGLFSLRLLFLLSALRPDVRGGLQRELHAVGLLTEVLERTLDLRWVGPYEVAHPGLQALPIPAEDNERAMEALKALFNLTLSDTSDEGGDHQLRLVTAIMRHLLMLKTQTEDKTEEAHSHAINLLSNLPVSCLDVLIDLPVQGGQEEYSGKNMDAVQVLLDFMEKRIDKGANYKEGLTPVLSLLTEGSRYHREIRRYIKTQVLPPLKEVKVRPEIGSTVRNKLVRLMTHVDMGVKQSAAEFLFVLCKESVDHLLKYTGYGNAAGLLVARGLLAGGRGETLYSDDEDSDTEEYKSAKPFINPITGHVEEPMPNPIEDMTEEQKEYEAQKLVNMFDKLSRQQLIRPMGVRRDGTLAPLEEALRQPTADSSDSD, translated from the exons ATGGATTTAAACAGTATCCTGTCAAAGCTCGAGACTAACAATGAAGAGGAAATTAAAAGGCTTTTGCACCAGTACAACGTAGAG AATAGTCGCACATTCACCTTTGACCCAAAAGAGGAGGACCTACGAAGT AGGCTGTGTCAGGGTCTGCTGACTGTGCTGGGGAGGCAGGTTGGGTCCTGCTGCCAGAGCACCTGCCTGGAGACCCTTCGCATCCTGTCCCGGGACAAGCGGGTCCTGGGCCCTGTGGGCACCCGGGAGGGCATGCTGGTCCTGGCCGGGCTGGCTCGGCTGCAgtcgggagaggagggaggtgacaGTCTGCAAGAGGATGCCcagacagaggaggaagagagggtggtggtggaggCCCTTAAGTGCCTGTGTAACGTGGTGTTTAACAGCGTGGCGGCACAGCAGGTGGGTGCCGACGTGCAGCTGGCACGTGGTCTGTGTGCCCGCCTGCACGCCGCCCGTGCCGGGTGTCACGAGGTGGGCCTGTTCTCCCTGCGCCTGCTCTTCCTGCTCTCGGCTCTGCGGCCCGACGTCCGGGGGGGGCTCCAGAGGGAGCTGCATGCCGTGGGGCTCCTCACAGAGGTGCTGGAGCGTACCCTGGACCTACGCTGGGTGGGCCCCTACGAGGTGGCCCATCCAGGCCTCCAGGCCTTGCCTATCCCTGCTGAAGACAACGAGAGGGCCATGGAGGCCCTGAAAGCCTTGTTCAACCTTACGCTGTCTGACACTAGCGATGAG GGTGGTGACCACCAGCTCCGCCTTGTCACCGCCATCATGCGCCATCTATTGATGCTTAAGACTCAGACAGAGGACAAAACAGAGGAAGCACACAG CCATGCCATCAACCTGCTGAGTAACCTGCCAGTGTCATGTCTGGATGTGCTGATTGACTTGCCGGTCCAGGGGGGCCAGGAGGAGTACAGCGGGAAGAACATGGACGCTGTGCAGGTGCTACTGGACTTTATGGAGAAGAGGATAGACAAG GGTGCCAACTACAAAGAGGGGCTGACCCCAGTGCTCAGCCTGCTGACCGAGGGTTCCAGGTACCACAGGGAGATCCGCAGATACATCAAGACACAG GTGCTGCCCCCGCTGAAGGAGGTCAAGGTCAGGCCGGAGATAGGGTCCACCGTTAGGAACAAGCTGGTGCGTCTCATGACCCACGTGGACATGGGCGTGAAGCAGAGCGCTGCAGAGTTCCTCTTCGTCCTCTGCAaagagagtg TGGACCACCTGTTGAAGTACACTGGGTATGGTAATGCAGCAGGACTCCTGGTGGCTCGAGGCCTGCTGGCAGGAGGGCGAGGAGAGACTCTGTACTCAGACGACGAAGACTCTGACACCGAAGAGTACAAATCGGCGAAACCTTT catCAACCCCATCACGGGTCACGTGGAGGAGCCCATGCCTAACCCCATCGAAGACATGACTGAGGAGCAGAAAGAGTACGAGGCCCAGAAATTGGTCAACATGTTTGACAAGTTGTCAAG GCAGCAGCTGATCAGACCAATGGGGGTGAGGAGGGACGGCACACTGGCACCCCTAGAGGAGGCTCTTAGACAGCCCACGGCTGACAGCTCAGACTCCGACTAG